The following proteins are encoded in a genomic region of Primulina huaijiensis isolate GDHJ02 chromosome 3, ASM1229523v2, whole genome shotgun sequence:
- the LOC140974507 gene encoding transcriptional elongation regulator MINIYO-like isoform X2 produces the protein MEGTENRKSKILGATPLHVSEEGAALLVGAIVEKGFQDNQQTRPSSNPRPSVLSFPVARHRSHGPHWAPKVGNFKVNNDDGDFCLDGEEDFNLNDLAADLANPIQRKEKRSLDFRRWQGILKDDGSFLRGKESNLNPLRVSSKVNEISCHNIGAQIYDMEEKLCHTSYNNCEGEQFTANDMSPSLLNDTPENIKYPLQMATDDKFLDATQIDGSSLESHIDAENRARLLKMSADEIAEAQAEIMAKLSPDLIKSLKRRSQEREKKLKFSLSDTATGGEAVSGQQAENSSNSSVNFGCSNSHKPEKEIPGDKPSSKENKVIQDMDKKNHCLWNAWSKRVERVKNLRFSLDGNIMGSNITDDTDTVSERDFLRTEGDPGAAGYTIMEAVVLTRSVVSGQRTLALHLIAAVLDRAICCLCQNKFSFTSDSAGTHALDDWEAIWAFALGPGPELALSLRMSLDDNHNSVILACAKAIQCALSYDMNEIIFDISENASTHSKYVFTAPVLRSRPDINSGFLRGGFWKYSAKPSNIDFIGEELGDEPGDERTIQDDLVVARQDIAAGLIRMGILPRICYLMETDPSAPLEECLISILIAIARHSPTCAAAVMNCEKLVQTVANRFTLKEHMEINPCKIKSVKLIKVLACSEKKSCSTFIKNGIFRQMTWHLYRNPCSLDQLIKSGKEASKYLSALLVEQWRFWKVCIRYGYCISDFSDLLASVCIWLRVPNVELLIENDVMSEFFSITKEIYLLLDVLAGRLPNFYSVMHETLENSTQDTESFSWSHIGPITDHALEWIRVKTIPYVSKFFGLQAKDGGYRSLQDPEVNSLLQVISSVLSMLSSVLKAVIPVDTTGLSNGNLPWIPDFVPKIGLEIIRNGYMGFFGESNINDSVLEKLFHLRLKNRQEIAIYSTCCLQGLIQVVASIDKLIQHANLKSHALSKYSILSRDDKVLAEGILKSSMVEVRDTLTTLMTLINNECQSMHHIEVFGRGGPAPGVGVGWGASGGGYWSLKTLLVQQDTRLLTHLLEVSEISTARDSLDADEMGCLTQRINCALAAGLIVGPVNSSVFYKLLNFMFQVPVLKHLDFSIRQFLCLRKGFKPLGWNYEEQDYLLFANVLAAHFKNRWLGVKNKLKAKKETNHFSHKTKKGGHCLETIHEDVDLPNMIIQESTSLIMEWAYQRLHLPAHWFLSAISTFNLEKNTSPNASSNSIEVTKGGLFFLLCIEAIPTFSTSEAFSPVKSVPVVWKLHALSVVLLFGMNVLEDEKSRDIYESLQKVYGEILDEKFVSNLSDNLVVNPLKFESDIHENYSTFIETLVGQFAAESYGDIIFGRQVAIYLNRSVETSVRHTTWNALSNARVLELLPPLDQCLTKYESYLEPVEDDERILEAYVKSWVSGALDKAATRNSAAFSLVLHHLSCFIFQLSGHMLSLRNKLVKFLLRDYSRKQQHEGMLVKLIQYKKHAMTMSDLDSPLSISGIEKRLQLLKEICQGASSLMVVVEKLESCLLR, from the exons ATGGAAGGaaccgaaaaccgaaaatcCAAAATATTAGGAGCAACCCCACTCCACGTTAGTGAAGAAGGCGCCGCTCTGCTGGTCGGTGCCATTGTTGAAAAGGGCTTCCAAGACAACCAGCAAACAAGACCATCTTCCAACCCTCGGCCCAGTGTTCTGTCTTTTCCGGTGGCCCGTCACCGCTCTCACGGCCCG CATTGGGCTCCAAAAGTTGGGAACTTTAAGGTTAACAATGATGATGGTGATTTTTGTTTGGACGGTGAGGAAGATTTTAATTTGAACGACCTGGCTGCTGATTTGGCCAATCCAATACAAAGAAAGGAAAAGAGAAGTTTAGATTTTAGACGGTGGCAGGGTATTCTGAAAGATGATGGCAGCTTTCTGCGTGGAAAAGAAAGTAATTTGAATCCTTTGAGAGTTAGCAGTAAAGTGAATGAAATATCTTGTCACAACATAGgggcacaaatttatgatatggAGGAAAAACTATGCCATACTTCTTACAATAATTGTGAAGGAGAGCAGTTTACTGCAAATGACATGTCTCCATCTCTCTTGAATGACACACCCGAGAATATTAAATATCCATTACAGATGGCTACTGATGATAAATTCCTAGATGCAACGCAGATTGATGGGAGCAGTCTTGAGAGTCATATTGATGCAGAGAATCGTGCTCGGTTGTTAAAGATGTCTGCTGATGAGATTGCGGAGGCACAAGCTGAAATAATGGCAAAGTTGAGTCCAGATTTGATAAAATCCCTTAAAAGAAGGAGCcaagagagagaaaaaaaactaAAGTTTTCTTTGTCAGACACAGCCACGGGCGGTGAAGCTGTTAGTGGTCAACAAGCGGAAAACTCGTCTAACTCATCTGTAAACTTTGGTTGCAGTAATTCTCATAAGCCCGAGAAAGAAATTCCTGGAGACAAACCTAGTtccaaagaaaataaagttaTCCAGGAtatggataaaaaaaatcattgctTGTGGAATGCTTGGAGTAAGAGAGTGGAGCGTGTCAAGAATTTGAGATTTTCCTTGGATGGGAATATTATGGGCAGTAATATCACTGATGACACTG ATACAGTCTCTGAGCGTGATTTCCTTCGAACTGAAGGTGACCCCGGTGCTGCTGGCTACACTATAATGGAAGCAGTTGTTCTAACGAGAAGCGTG GTCTCTGGGCAACGCACTTTGGCTTTACATTTGATTGCAGCTGTTCTTGATCGGGCAATTTgctgcctctgtcagaataaaTTTAGTTTTACTTCTGACTCAGCTGGTACTCACGCTTTGGATGACTGGGAGGCTATCTGGGCTTTTGCTCTTGGTCCTGGACCAGAGCTTGCTTTATCTCTAAG AATGTCTCTCGATGATAATCACAACTCGGTAATCCTTGCTTGTGCCAAAGCAATTCAGTGTGCACTGAGCTATGACATGAACGAAATCATATTTGATATCTCAGAG AACGCTTCAACTCATTCAAAATATGTTTTTACCGCTCCTGTATTGAGAAGTAGGCCAGATATTAATTCTGGGTTTCTTCGTGGTGGCTTTTGGAAGTATAGTGCCAAGCCTTCTAATATTGATTTTATTGGTGAAGAATTGGGTGATGAACCCGGAGATGAGCGCACTATTCAGGATGATCTGGTTGTTGCGAGGCAAGATATTGCTGCAGGTCTAATTAGGATGGGAATTCTTCCAAGGATTTGCTATCTAATGGAG ACAGATCCTTCTGCCCCATTGGAAGAATGCTTAATTTCTATATTGATTGCAATAGCAAGACACTCCCCAACATGTGCTGCTGCGGTAATGAACTGTGAAAAGCTTGTTCAGACAGTTGCCAACAGATTTACCCTTAAAGAACACATGGAAATTAACCCTTGCAAGATAAAAAGTGTTAAGCTTATCAAG GTATTGGCTTGTTCGGAGAAGAAGAGTTGCTCAACATTTATAAAGAATGGAATTTTTCGCCAGATGACTTGGCACTTGTACAGAAATCCATGTTCTCTTGACCAATTGATTAAATCTGGCAAAGAGGCCAGCAAATATTTATCAGCTTTGCTGGTTGAACAGTGGCGTTTTTGGAAGGTTTGCATTAGATATGGATATTGTATTTCTGACTTTTCCGACCTATTAGCTTCAGTATGCATATGGTTGCGTGTACCTAATGTTGAACTACTAATTGAAAATGATGTGATGAGTGAATTTTTTTCCATCACAAAGGAAATATACCTTCTTCTTGATGTTTTAGCCGGTAGACTTCCAAATTTCTACTCTGTCATGCATGAAACATTGGAGAATAGTACTCAAGATACAGAGTCTTTTTCTTGGAGTCACATTGGCCCCATCACTGATCATGCCCTTGAGTGGATACGTGTGAAAACCATTCCTTATGTATCCAAATTCTTTGGGCTCCAAGCTAAAGATGGAGGTTACCGTAGTTTGCAGGATCCAGAAGTAAATTCCTTGTTACAGGTCATTTCTTCTGTTTTGAGTATGCTTTCAAGTGTGCTCAAAGCTGTGATCCCAGTGGATACTACCGGTTTGTCAAATGGAAATTTACCATGGATTCCAGACTTTGTCCCGAAGATTGGGCTTGAAATTATCAGAAATGGATACATGGGTTTTTTTGGCGAAAGTAATATAAATGATTCTGTTTTGGAGAAATTGTTTCATTTGAGACTCAAAAATAGACAAGAGATAGCAATATATTCTACATGTTGCCTTCAAGGATTGATCCAAGTAGTCGCTTctattgataaactgatccagcATGCAAACCTTAAAAGTCATGCACTATCTAAGTATTCGATTCTGTCAAGGGACGATAAAGTTCTTGCTGAGGGGATACTCAAGTCATCTATGGTTGAAGTGAGAGATACGCTAACAACTTTGATGACATTAATCAATAATGAATGTCAAAGTATGCATCATATCGAGGTATTTGGCAGAGGTGGCCCTGCTCCTGGAGTGGGTGTGGGCTGGGGTGCTTCTGGTGGAGGATATTGGTCCCTGAAAACTCTTTTGGTTCAGCAAGATACAAGATTGCTCACTCACTTACTTGAAGTTTCCGAAATTTCTACCGCAAGAGATTCATTAGATGCTGATGAGATGGGTTGTTTAACACAAAGGATAAATTGTGCCCTTGCAGCTGGTTTGATTGTGGGTCCAGTGAATAGCTCTGTTTTTTATAAGCTACTCAATTTCATGTTCCAAGTTCCTGTTCTAAAGCATCTAGATTTCAGTATCCGCCAGTTTCTGTGTCTTAGAAAAGGATTTAAGCCCTTGGGGTGGAATTATGAAGAACAGGATTACCTTTTATTTGCTAATGTTTTGGCTGCTCACTTCAAAAACAGGTGGCTCGGTGTAAAGAACAAATTAAAAGCCAAGAAAGAAACCAATCATTTTAgccacaaaacaaagaaaggcGGTCACTGTTTGGAGACCATTCATGAAGATGTTGATCTACCAAACATGATCATTCAAGAGTCAACTTCCTTGATAATGGAGTGGGCTTACCAGAGATTGCATCTTCCAGCACATTGGTTTCTCAGTGCAATATCCACCTTTAATCTTGAGAAAAATACAAGTCCTAATGCATCTTCCAACTCAATTGAAGTTACCAAAGGTGGACTcttttttcttctatgtatTGAAGCAATCCCTACTTTCAGTACCTCCGAGGCCTTCTCCCCTGTTAAATCCGTCCCAGTTGTTTGGAAACTGCACGCATTGTCTGTAGTGTTACTTTTTGGAATGAATGTTCTTGAAGATGAAAAGAGCAGGGATATTTATGAAAGTTTGCAGAAAGTCTATGGTGAAATCCTTGATGAGAAATTTGTTTCTAATTTGAGTGATAACTTGGTTGTGAATCCCCTTAAATTTGAGTCAGATATACATGAGAATTACTCTACTTTTATTGAAACTTTGGTAGGGCAGTTTGCTGCTGAATCTTATGGTGACATCATATTTGGGCGACAAGTTGCGATATATTTAAATCGATCTGTTGAAACTTCTGTAAGACATACCACTTGGAACGCGTTGTCTAATGCTCGTGTTCTTGAACTTTTACCTCCTCTGGACCAATGCTTAACAAAGTATGAGAGCTATCTTGAACCAGTTGAG
- the LOC140974507 gene encoding transcriptional elongation regulator MINIYO-like isoform X1 — protein sequence MEGTENRKSKILGATPLHVSEEGAALLVGAIVEKGFQDNQQTRPSSNPRPSVLSFPVARHRSHGPHWAPKVGNFKVNNDDGDFCLDGEEDFNLNDLAADLANPIQRKEKRSLDFRRWQGILKDDGSFLRGKESNLNPLRVSSKVNEISCHNIGAQIYDMEEKLCHTSYNNCEGEQFTANDMSPSLLNDTPENIKYPLQMATDDKFLDATQIDGSSLESHIDAENRARLLKMSADEIAEAQAEIMAKLSPDLIKSLKRRSQEREKKLKFSLSDTATGGEAVSGQQAENSSNSSVNFGCSNSHKPEKEIPGDKPSSKENKVIQDMDKKNHCLWNAWSKRVERVKNLRFSLDGNIMGSNITDDTGNTLSQNGYSADTVSERDFLRTEGDPGAAGYTIMEAVVLTRSVVSGQRTLALHLIAAVLDRAICCLCQNKFSFTSDSAGTHALDDWEAIWAFALGPGPELALSLRMSLDDNHNSVILACAKAIQCALSYDMNEIIFDISENASTHSKYVFTAPVLRSRPDINSGFLRGGFWKYSAKPSNIDFIGEELGDEPGDERTIQDDLVVARQDIAAGLIRMGILPRICYLMETDPSAPLEECLISILIAIARHSPTCAAAVMNCEKLVQTVANRFTLKEHMEINPCKIKSVKLIKVLACSEKKSCSTFIKNGIFRQMTWHLYRNPCSLDQLIKSGKEASKYLSALLVEQWRFWKVCIRYGYCISDFSDLLASVCIWLRVPNVELLIENDVMSEFFSITKEIYLLLDVLAGRLPNFYSVMHETLENSTQDTESFSWSHIGPITDHALEWIRVKTIPYVSKFFGLQAKDGGYRSLQDPEVNSLLQVISSVLSMLSSVLKAVIPVDTTGLSNGNLPWIPDFVPKIGLEIIRNGYMGFFGESNINDSVLEKLFHLRLKNRQEIAIYSTCCLQGLIQVVASIDKLIQHANLKSHALSKYSILSRDDKVLAEGILKSSMVEVRDTLTTLMTLINNECQSMHHIEVFGRGGPAPGVGVGWGASGGGYWSLKTLLVQQDTRLLTHLLEVSEISTARDSLDADEMGCLTQRINCALAAGLIVGPVNSSVFYKLLNFMFQVPVLKHLDFSIRQFLCLRKGFKPLGWNYEEQDYLLFANVLAAHFKNRWLGVKNKLKAKKETNHFSHKTKKGGHCLETIHEDVDLPNMIIQESTSLIMEWAYQRLHLPAHWFLSAISTFNLEKNTSPNASSNSIEVTKGGLFFLLCIEAIPTFSTSEAFSPVKSVPVVWKLHALSVVLLFGMNVLEDEKSRDIYESLQKVYGEILDEKFVSNLSDNLVVNPLKFESDIHENYSTFIETLVGQFAAESYGDIIFGRQVAIYLNRSVETSVRHTTWNALSNARVLELLPPLDQCLTKYESYLEPVEDDERILEAYVKSWVSGALDKAATRNSAAFSLVLHHLSCFIFQLSGHMLSLRNKLVKFLLRDYSRKQQHEGMLVKLIQYKKHAMTMSDLDSPLSISGIEKRLQLLKEICQGASSLMVVVEKLESCLLR from the exons ATGGAAGGaaccgaaaaccgaaaatcCAAAATATTAGGAGCAACCCCACTCCACGTTAGTGAAGAAGGCGCCGCTCTGCTGGTCGGTGCCATTGTTGAAAAGGGCTTCCAAGACAACCAGCAAACAAGACCATCTTCCAACCCTCGGCCCAGTGTTCTGTCTTTTCCGGTGGCCCGTCACCGCTCTCACGGCCCG CATTGGGCTCCAAAAGTTGGGAACTTTAAGGTTAACAATGATGATGGTGATTTTTGTTTGGACGGTGAGGAAGATTTTAATTTGAACGACCTGGCTGCTGATTTGGCCAATCCAATACAAAGAAAGGAAAAGAGAAGTTTAGATTTTAGACGGTGGCAGGGTATTCTGAAAGATGATGGCAGCTTTCTGCGTGGAAAAGAAAGTAATTTGAATCCTTTGAGAGTTAGCAGTAAAGTGAATGAAATATCTTGTCACAACATAGgggcacaaatttatgatatggAGGAAAAACTATGCCATACTTCTTACAATAATTGTGAAGGAGAGCAGTTTACTGCAAATGACATGTCTCCATCTCTCTTGAATGACACACCCGAGAATATTAAATATCCATTACAGATGGCTACTGATGATAAATTCCTAGATGCAACGCAGATTGATGGGAGCAGTCTTGAGAGTCATATTGATGCAGAGAATCGTGCTCGGTTGTTAAAGATGTCTGCTGATGAGATTGCGGAGGCACAAGCTGAAATAATGGCAAAGTTGAGTCCAGATTTGATAAAATCCCTTAAAAGAAGGAGCcaagagagagaaaaaaaactaAAGTTTTCTTTGTCAGACACAGCCACGGGCGGTGAAGCTGTTAGTGGTCAACAAGCGGAAAACTCGTCTAACTCATCTGTAAACTTTGGTTGCAGTAATTCTCATAAGCCCGAGAAAGAAATTCCTGGAGACAAACCTAGTtccaaagaaaataaagttaTCCAGGAtatggataaaaaaaatcattgctTGTGGAATGCTTGGAGTAAGAGAGTGGAGCGTGTCAAGAATTTGAGATTTTCCTTGGATGGGAATATTATGGGCAGTAATATCACTGATGACACTG GTAATACATTGTCTCAAAATGGATACAGTGCAGATACAGTCTCTGAGCGTGATTTCCTTCGAACTGAAGGTGACCCCGGTGCTGCTGGCTACACTATAATGGAAGCAGTTGTTCTAACGAGAAGCGTG GTCTCTGGGCAACGCACTTTGGCTTTACATTTGATTGCAGCTGTTCTTGATCGGGCAATTTgctgcctctgtcagaataaaTTTAGTTTTACTTCTGACTCAGCTGGTACTCACGCTTTGGATGACTGGGAGGCTATCTGGGCTTTTGCTCTTGGTCCTGGACCAGAGCTTGCTTTATCTCTAAG AATGTCTCTCGATGATAATCACAACTCGGTAATCCTTGCTTGTGCCAAAGCAATTCAGTGTGCACTGAGCTATGACATGAACGAAATCATATTTGATATCTCAGAG AACGCTTCAACTCATTCAAAATATGTTTTTACCGCTCCTGTATTGAGAAGTAGGCCAGATATTAATTCTGGGTTTCTTCGTGGTGGCTTTTGGAAGTATAGTGCCAAGCCTTCTAATATTGATTTTATTGGTGAAGAATTGGGTGATGAACCCGGAGATGAGCGCACTATTCAGGATGATCTGGTTGTTGCGAGGCAAGATATTGCTGCAGGTCTAATTAGGATGGGAATTCTTCCAAGGATTTGCTATCTAATGGAG ACAGATCCTTCTGCCCCATTGGAAGAATGCTTAATTTCTATATTGATTGCAATAGCAAGACACTCCCCAACATGTGCTGCTGCGGTAATGAACTGTGAAAAGCTTGTTCAGACAGTTGCCAACAGATTTACCCTTAAAGAACACATGGAAATTAACCCTTGCAAGATAAAAAGTGTTAAGCTTATCAAG GTATTGGCTTGTTCGGAGAAGAAGAGTTGCTCAACATTTATAAAGAATGGAATTTTTCGCCAGATGACTTGGCACTTGTACAGAAATCCATGTTCTCTTGACCAATTGATTAAATCTGGCAAAGAGGCCAGCAAATATTTATCAGCTTTGCTGGTTGAACAGTGGCGTTTTTGGAAGGTTTGCATTAGATATGGATATTGTATTTCTGACTTTTCCGACCTATTAGCTTCAGTATGCATATGGTTGCGTGTACCTAATGTTGAACTACTAATTGAAAATGATGTGATGAGTGAATTTTTTTCCATCACAAAGGAAATATACCTTCTTCTTGATGTTTTAGCCGGTAGACTTCCAAATTTCTACTCTGTCATGCATGAAACATTGGAGAATAGTACTCAAGATACAGAGTCTTTTTCTTGGAGTCACATTGGCCCCATCACTGATCATGCCCTTGAGTGGATACGTGTGAAAACCATTCCTTATGTATCCAAATTCTTTGGGCTCCAAGCTAAAGATGGAGGTTACCGTAGTTTGCAGGATCCAGAAGTAAATTCCTTGTTACAGGTCATTTCTTCTGTTTTGAGTATGCTTTCAAGTGTGCTCAAAGCTGTGATCCCAGTGGATACTACCGGTTTGTCAAATGGAAATTTACCATGGATTCCAGACTTTGTCCCGAAGATTGGGCTTGAAATTATCAGAAATGGATACATGGGTTTTTTTGGCGAAAGTAATATAAATGATTCTGTTTTGGAGAAATTGTTTCATTTGAGACTCAAAAATAGACAAGAGATAGCAATATATTCTACATGTTGCCTTCAAGGATTGATCCAAGTAGTCGCTTctattgataaactgatccagcATGCAAACCTTAAAAGTCATGCACTATCTAAGTATTCGATTCTGTCAAGGGACGATAAAGTTCTTGCTGAGGGGATACTCAAGTCATCTATGGTTGAAGTGAGAGATACGCTAACAACTTTGATGACATTAATCAATAATGAATGTCAAAGTATGCATCATATCGAGGTATTTGGCAGAGGTGGCCCTGCTCCTGGAGTGGGTGTGGGCTGGGGTGCTTCTGGTGGAGGATATTGGTCCCTGAAAACTCTTTTGGTTCAGCAAGATACAAGATTGCTCACTCACTTACTTGAAGTTTCCGAAATTTCTACCGCAAGAGATTCATTAGATGCTGATGAGATGGGTTGTTTAACACAAAGGATAAATTGTGCCCTTGCAGCTGGTTTGATTGTGGGTCCAGTGAATAGCTCTGTTTTTTATAAGCTACTCAATTTCATGTTCCAAGTTCCTGTTCTAAAGCATCTAGATTTCAGTATCCGCCAGTTTCTGTGTCTTAGAAAAGGATTTAAGCCCTTGGGGTGGAATTATGAAGAACAGGATTACCTTTTATTTGCTAATGTTTTGGCTGCTCACTTCAAAAACAGGTGGCTCGGTGTAAAGAACAAATTAAAAGCCAAGAAAGAAACCAATCATTTTAgccacaaaacaaagaaaggcGGTCACTGTTTGGAGACCATTCATGAAGATGTTGATCTACCAAACATGATCATTCAAGAGTCAACTTCCTTGATAATGGAGTGGGCTTACCAGAGATTGCATCTTCCAGCACATTGGTTTCTCAGTGCAATATCCACCTTTAATCTTGAGAAAAATACAAGTCCTAATGCATCTTCCAACTCAATTGAAGTTACCAAAGGTGGACTcttttttcttctatgtatTGAAGCAATCCCTACTTTCAGTACCTCCGAGGCCTTCTCCCCTGTTAAATCCGTCCCAGTTGTTTGGAAACTGCACGCATTGTCTGTAGTGTTACTTTTTGGAATGAATGTTCTTGAAGATGAAAAGAGCAGGGATATTTATGAAAGTTTGCAGAAAGTCTATGGTGAAATCCTTGATGAGAAATTTGTTTCTAATTTGAGTGATAACTTGGTTGTGAATCCCCTTAAATTTGAGTCAGATATACATGAGAATTACTCTACTTTTATTGAAACTTTGGTAGGGCAGTTTGCTGCTGAATCTTATGGTGACATCATATTTGGGCGACAAGTTGCGATATATTTAAATCGATCTGTTGAAACTTCTGTAAGACATACCACTTGGAACGCGTTGTCTAATGCTCGTGTTCTTGAACTTTTACCTCCTCTGGACCAATGCTTAACAAAGTATGAGAGCTATCTTGAACCAGTTGAG